The following proteins are co-located in the Diaphorobacter sp. HDW4B genome:
- a CDS encoding acyl-CoA dehydrogenase family protein, which translates to MFIDLTPEQHALRLKVRDYFQALMTPELKARMRGAESGEEYRSVIRKMGRDGWLAIGWPKEFGGQGLSATEQLIFFEEANIAGAPLPFVTINTVGPALMEHGTEAQKKEFLPGMATGEIIFAIGYSESGAGSDLAMLKTQAQLQGDLQTGHFVVNGQKLWTSGIESADFVWLAARTNQELARHKGVSIMVVDTRDPGFSHTLIQTVGNFTAATYFDNVKVPAHRLIGELNGGWKLITAQLNHERLGLGSWSDKVFGPFTKVLQWAKAKDEQGRRAVDLPWVRRSLAECYSRLEAMRLYNFRIAADLEAGAMDVGLASSTKVYGSENMIEILNRLMDIVGSSALVRGNSAAAYLMGELEYELRANTINTFGGGTNEIQRELIAQFGLGMPRPVR; encoded by the coding sequence ATGTTCATCGATCTGACCCCCGAACAGCACGCGCTGCGCCTGAAGGTTCGTGACTACTTCCAGGCGCTCATGACGCCGGAACTCAAGGCCCGCATGCGCGGTGCCGAAAGCGGCGAAGAGTACCGCTCCGTGATCCGCAAGATGGGCCGCGATGGCTGGCTGGCCATCGGCTGGCCCAAGGAGTTCGGCGGCCAGGGCCTCTCGGCCACCGAGCAGTTGATCTTCTTTGAAGAAGCCAACATCGCTGGCGCGCCGCTGCCCTTCGTGACCATCAACACCGTTGGCCCCGCGCTGATGGAGCATGGCACCGAGGCGCAGAAGAAGGAATTCCTGCCCGGCATGGCGACTGGCGAGATCATCTTCGCCATCGGCTATTCCGAATCCGGCGCGGGCTCCGACCTTGCGATGCTCAAGACGCAGGCGCAACTGCAGGGCGATCTGCAGACCGGCCACTTCGTCGTGAACGGCCAGAAGCTGTGGACCTCGGGCATCGAGTCGGCCGACTTCGTGTGGCTGGCCGCGCGCACCAACCAGGAACTGGCGCGTCACAAAGGCGTGTCCATCATGGTGGTGGACACGCGCGATCCGGGCTTCTCGCACACGCTGATCCAGACCGTGGGCAACTTCACAGCGGCCACGTATTTCGACAACGTGAAGGTGCCTGCGCATCGCCTGATCGGCGAGCTCAACGGCGGCTGGAAGCTGATCACCGCGCAGCTCAACCACGAGCGTCTGGGCCTCGGTTCGTGGTCCGACAAGGTGTTCGGTCCCTTCACCAAGGTGCTGCAATGGGCCAAGGCCAAGGACGAGCAGGGCCGCCGCGCGGTCGATCTGCCATGGGTGCGTCGCAGTCTGGCCGAGTGCTATTCGCGCCTTGAAGCCATGCGCCTGTACAACTTCCGCATCGCCGCCGATCTGGAAGCGGGCGCGATGGATGTGGGCCTTGCGTCGAGCACCAAGGTCTACGGTTCGGAAAACATGATCGAAATCCTGAACCGCCTGATGGACATCGTGGGCAGCAGCGCGCTGGTGCGTGGCAATTCGGCTGCGGCTTACCTGATGGGCGAGCTG